Genomic window (Sulfurimonas sp.):
ATATCAAAACAAATTTTGTTGAACAAAATGCTACTAAAGAAAAAGAGATATCAGAACCATGGAGTCTGCTTATCAAAAAAGTTGCTTTAGAAAACATCAGTGTAAACTTTGATGATAATGCAATAAAACCAAAGGTAAATACAAATCTTGATGAGTTAAATATATACCTTAAAAATGTAACGCTAAAAGGAGAACAGCCTTTTTCATTTAAGATAGACACTAAGATAAATGATGAGTTTATTTGTAACTCTTTTGGTGATGTAAAATATAAAATCTTAAGTATAGATGCATATACAAAATGTAGTGGTTTAGATATTGTAAAGTTTCGTCCTTACATAGATGCTATTGCAAGAGACGCTCTTAGTGTTTATGATTTGAAGCTACAACAAGCGGTTGTTGGGTTTGATGCAAATGTAAGCATAAGCGAGCTTGATGAAAAGATACAAGCAAATGTAAATAAAGCAAATTTTAATCTAAGTAAGTTTGCTTTAAATAAACGAAGCACAAATGAAAGGCTTGTTAGTTTTGCAGATTTTTCTATAAATGATATAAACCTAAGCACAAAAACTAAAGCTATAAACATCCAAAAAACAACACTTAAAAGTTTGAATATTAAAGCAAGACTTTATGAAAATGGCAAGATAAATATGGATAAACTCATAGTTGCTAAAGCATCTAAAAAAATTAAGTCTAAAGGTAAAATAAAAAACTCAGAGTATAGAGTTAAACTAAAACATTTTGCACTTCAAGGTGCAAGAGTTAGTTTAGATGACAAAACATTAAAGCCAAACCTAACAACAAAACTCGATAGAATATACTTTAACGCGTATAACATAGACTCTAAAACTTGGACTTGGTTAAGTTACAACTTATCTATCAGACTAAATTCAAAAGGTTATCTAAAAGCTAGAGGTAACTTAAGACACACACCATTAAAACAAAAGGGAAGTTTTGATTTAAAACAAATCTCTTTAAAAGAGTTTAGTCCATATATAGAAAAAGATTTATATTTAAAGCTAAATGATGGTTATTTAAATCTAAAAAGTAAAACCAAGTATGAAAAAAACAAAACAAAAGCTGATTTAAAAGTAAAGGGCTCTGTTAATATAGATGAATTTTTTGTATTTGATTCAAGAGATGATTCAACGCTACTTTCCTTTAATAAACTTGATGTGAAATCTTTTGAGTATGAGATGTCTCCTAATCGTGCTTTTGTAAATGAACTAAACATAAATGGTTTTTATGTAAATGCCATCATAGATGAAAATAAAAAAATGAATTTCGCATCCTTGTCAAAAGCGCAAGTAGATGTAAACACTACTAAAAATGAAGATAAAAATGCTACAAAATTTCCATTTAAGATAATGAAGCTAGATATTGCATCTGGTAGTGCAAAGTTTGCTGATTTTTCTCTACCTCTTAAATTTAAAACAAATATACATGACTTAAATGGTGTTATTTACTCCATTACAAATGAAAAAAATGAAGTTAGTTATGTAGATATAACTGGAGAGATTGATGAGTATGGCTCGACGAAACTTGTAGGTTCAGTTGATAGTGCAAATCCTAAGTCATATACTGACTTGGACTTTAACTTTAGAAACTTAGACTTAAACTCTTTGAGTGGATATAGTGCTGATTTTACAGGTTATGAGATAGATAGTGGAAAATTATTTTTAGATTTAGGTTATGAAATACTAGATTCTGAGTTACTTGGTAGAAATTCTGTAATCATTAAAAATATTAAACTAGGATATGAGATAGAAGATGAAAATAGCTCATCTTTACCTCTCGGGTTTGCTATCGCTCTCTTAGAAGATGGTGATGGAATTATAGATATTGATATGCCCGTTGAGGGAAATCTTGATGAGCCAGACTTTAAATATGGTACACTTATTTGGAAAACTTTTGGTAACTTGATTATAAAAGCCGTAGCATCCCCCTTTAAGTTTTTAGGCTCTATGATGGGAATAGATGGAGAAGAGTTAGAATATTTGGAATTTGAACCAGGTCTTGCAACTATCTTGCCTCCAGAGCGTGAAAAATTAGATAACATCACTAAACTAATGCTAAAACGACCAAAAATATTTTTAAAAATCACTCCGCAATATGATGAAGGGCAAGATGCATGGATGCTAAAACATAAAAAACTAATTGCTATGATTATGAAAGAAAGCGGAGCAAAAAGTAAAAAAGAGCAAGACAAGGCAATGAACATAGATATACTAGAAGATATTTATGAAAAGATGGCTCCAAAAAAAGATGTTGATGATATAGAAAAAGCTTTACAGATAAAGTATAAAGGTAAAGTTCTCAAAAGAGCTTATATGAATGCTGTTTTAAAAGAAGTGACACAGATGCAAGTTTTAAAACCGCAAGAGCTTTCAGATTTAGCAACGCTACGAGTTAAACTTGTTGTTGAATACTTAGTAAATACAAAAGGACTTGATAGTAAAAGAATAATACTCCAGCCTGTGCAAAAGCTTGAGGAAGTGCAAGAAAATTGGGTAAGAACAAAACTAGAAGTTGAAATAAAGTGATAATTTTGTGATATAATGGCATTTTTATTTAAGGAGTGAATATAGATGCCATTTTCTGTTAAAAAACGCAAAGGTACTTTGAGTGGGATATTTTTTGTTGCAATCTTTGCAGCTGCCGCTACAATGCTCTCAAGCTTAGAACTTTTTAGCTCTCTTGGAATTTCTCCTCTTGTTATTGGTATCGTTCTTGGTATCTTTTATGCAAATACTCTTCACAACCAAACTCCAGATGCTTGGCAAGGAGGTATAACTTTTAGCGCTAAAAAAATTCTTAGATTTGCAATAGTTTTTTATGGTTTTCGTATAACTTTTCAGCAGATTGCAGAAGTCGGCATCGACGGATTTATGGTATCTCTTATTATGCTCTCAACAACTTTTATCCTCGGAACATTTTTAGGTCAAAAAGTTTTTAAAATGGACAGAGACACTTCAATGCTAACAGCTGCTGGAGCAGCAGTGTGTGGAGCCGCCGCAGTTTTGGCGACAGAGCCTGTTTTAAAAGCACAAGAGCATAAAACTGCTGTGGCTGTTTCTATGGTTGTTCTTTTTGGAACAATAGCAATGTTTTTGTACCCCGTACTTTATAGTTCAGGTTTGCTTGATATGAACGCAAGAGAATTTGGCATCTATGTAGGTGGAACTATTCATGAGGTTGCACAAGTTGTAGCAGTTCCAGCATCTATTCCTAGTGCTGGAGATGAGATGGCAAACTCTGCTGTAATAGTTAAAATGACAAGAGTTATTATGATTGCTCCGATGCTTATCATCTTGGGTATTTACCTTTCTTACTCTGCTAAAAAAAGTGGAACTATTGGTGGTGGAGTTAAGTTAGTTATACCTTGGTTTGCTGTTTATTTTGTGGGTATGGCTGGGTTTAACTCTCTTGGACTTGTAGCAGAAGATATCGTTAATCTTATAAATGAAATAGACACTTTTTTACTTACCATGGCGATGACAGCACTTGGTATGGGAACAAGGTTTGCCAAGTTTAAAGGCTTAGGCCTTGCACCATTTTACACAGCCCTTTCTATGTTTGTTTGGTTAGTTGTAGGCGGGTATTTTATTACTAAATGGGTTGTAGCTACTTTTTAAAACTACTTAACTTTACTTTCATTCATCGCTCTTAGTTTTGTATCTATTTGGAGCGCAAGGTTTTTATAAAGAGTAGCTAAAGCAACAGAACAAAACTCCATATTATCATGGTTTATACTAAAAGAGAGCAGAGTTGTGTTTTGGCTAGAACACACAACAGAAGCACTTCTCTTTGTACTAAAAATTGCCGCAGACTCTCCAAATGTTTTTCCTGTTTCAAGTGTTCCTATCTTTTTCCCTTTATGAAATACTTGACATTGCCCTGATAAAATAAAAAAGATTTCTTGTGAAATATCGCCATCTTCAATGATATAGTCTTTGTAGTTAAATTTTATAAACTTTAGATTGTATATGATAGCCTTTAAATCTTGAGGGTCAATATTTGCAATAATTGAGATTTTACTTTGAACTCGTAGTAATTTAGCGAAAGTTTGTTTATCTTCTTTTTCCTCTTCAATTTTATTTACCTGTAAAAACTGTTCTATATCTTCTGGAGTATATCCTTGTGTATCTGTCATGTGTGTACCCTCAAGCATTTCTTTAAATATTGGTAGTCTTGTGTATAAGGTAAGGCAACGCCTAGCCTATGAAGTAAGTATTTTTTAGAGTTAATATTTGCATCTAGTCGTAGCATCTTAAGTGTTCTGGATATTGCTCCTGACTTGGGACCTTCCATCCATAAGAAGTGGTCTAAATAGAAAATCTTTGAGTTTAAAATCTCTTCTATTGAACTTAAAACATATTTGTTTTGTGCAAGATACTCTTCTTGAAAAATTTTAAAATATATGTCATACATTGCTTTGTAATGTGATTTTATAAGTTTTATCATTTTTCTTTTATCACTATTTATATCAGAAGATTCTTCTAGGTAATCTAAATTTTCTTCTATCTCAATAAAAAGGTTTAGCTTTGAGAAAAATCTTTTATCAAAAATCTTTTTTATTTCATCCTCATCTTTTTTTAAAGAGTCATATAGTTTATAGATGCTATTTATATCTCTATGAAGTTTTTTTAGTGTTTTGTCATAAAATGTATAATCTAAGGAAGTGAAATGTTTGATGGTAGTGTTTAGATAATCAAGAGTTAAAAGATAGTTTTTTTTAGGCTGGATTAGATTGTGTGCATCTATAAAATCAGAATTATTATCAATAATATCAAGTGACTCAGCAAATCTAATATCTATGTAATCTGTAATGCTGTTAGTAATAATATCAATATTCATGCCGATAGTATATACTATGTTTAATAAAACTATATAAAGAAAAACTATATAATAAACGAAACTCTCAAAAAAGGAGCTAAGATGTCCCACCTTCCAAATACACTAAATTCTTTTTGGCTCTGGAGAGAAGTGTCCTCAAAGCTAGGTGTTTCAAATCCAGCATATAAATACTGGCGAGATACCCCAAGCCTTAAATTAAATAACAAATATGTTTTTATACAAAAAAATACCTTACCAAAAAAACATGAGTATGTTGAAGAAATCTTAACAGACCTCTCAGGATACTTGCCTATAAAATTTGCATCTGACAGACTACATGTCAATGAGCATATATTTTCATATGAGAAGATGAAACTTTATAAAGAGTTTGAGTATAAATTTGTAGAGGATGTTAAGTTTGTAAATATAAAAAAATTCTTTAGAGAGTTTGGTATCAAAGCTAGTAAAAATGCTATCGTACAACTTGGACGGATAAAAGATTTAGAATTTACTCCAAATTCAACTTTTTACAACCTAAAAAATGACTACGGCATCATAGTTTACGAATAGATGAATAGTTTTTTTATAGAGTTTCGTGATCCACTTTTTGGTATAATTGTCTTTTTTGTACTCATCTTTGTGATTACATTTTTTTCATACTGGTGGAGTAGATTTAGAAAAAAAGAAGACCATAGGCACCTAGATAAATTTTTAAGACAGTTTCGTTCTTTACCGTCAAAAGATGAACTAAAAGTTCTTATAACAAAAGGTGATTTATCTGAGAAGTCATGGCTTTTGTTGGCTCACTCATATGCTAAGCATGGAGATTATGAAAAAAGTATAGAAATTTATAGTGAACTCTTAAAAATCGGAGATAAAAAAAACTATAGAGATACTCTTTTTTTACTTGGACGAACTTACTTTAAAGCAGGTTTTTTAGAAAGAGCAAAAGAAATATTTTTAAAGATATTGCAAAGCAATCCACGAACGCCACAAGCATTACAGTATCTTTTACTTGTTTATGAGCATATGCGAGAGTATTCTTTAGCTCTAGAAGTTTTAGAGCCATTAAATGAGCTTAAAAAAGATATACAAAAAGATAAAGTATATTTAGAACTTTTAACCTTGCTTCACGATATGAATTTAGAAGTTGATGAAAAGGTAGAAAAAATTGTAAAAACTTATGCTCTTAATCATGAACTAACTCATATGGTTTTTGAGTATCTATTTAGAGTAAATCCAGTATTAGCATGGAAGAATTTTGATAATTCAAAAAGTGAAGTTCTTTCAGATGTCTTATGGCAACTAGATAAAGAGCATCTTGATTTAGATATAATCGAGAAAAATGGCTATTTAAGAGAGTTATACACTGCTCGTGGTGATGTTGAAATGGCAGAGGGAAGCTCGGTTTTTGAGTTGGATGTACTGATAAACTTAAAACAAAAGTCAAATGCGACACTTAGTTTTGAGTATATATGTGATAATTGTAAAGTAGTTTTTCCATTCGTTTTTCATCGTTGTAGCTCTTGTCATAGTATTGATAGTTCTCAAATTGAGTTTAGTTTAACAAAAAATTATCATAGGGAATTTAGTGAAGAAAATAACTCTTTTCAGTGATGGAAGTGCCTTAGGAAACCCTGGTCCTGGTGGTTATGGCGTAGTTTTACGCTATGGGGATAAAGAGAGAGAAATCTCTGGTGCCGAGGTTCATACAACAAATAATAGAATGGAGCTACTAGGTGTAATAGAAGGACTTCGTGCTTTGAGCCAAAAGTGTGAAGTTGATGTGATTTCTGATTCATCATATGTTGTAAAAGGTATAAATGAATGGCTAAAAAACTGGATAAAAAGAGATTTTAAAAAAGTTAAAAATCCAGACTTGTGGAAAGAGTATATAGAAGTTTCACAAGGTCATAAAATAAATGCTATTTGGGTTAGAGGTCATGACGGACATGAAGAAAATGAAAGGTGTGATAAACTTGCAAGAGATGAAGCACAAAAGATGAAAGATTCATTATAGGAGAAAAATTTAATGAGTAAAAATATTGAAGTCTTAGAAGAAAAGCTAGGCTATAAGTTTAAGAATAAAAAGCTCATTATCGAAGCGCTGACACATAAAAGTCATAAACAGCCCTACGATAATGAGCGATTGGAGTTTTTAGGGGATGCGGTTTTAGACCTCATAGTGGGTGAGTATCTTTTTAAAAAATTTAAAAAATCAGATGAGGGGAAGCTTTCAAAGATTAGAGCATCTTTAGTAAATGAAGCAGGTTTTGACAAACTAGCTAGGTCTTTGGGTTTAGGAGAGTATATATACCTCTCAAATGCTGAACAAAACAATGGAGGAAGAGAAAAATCTTCTCTTTTATCAAATGCTTTTGAAGCTATAATGGGTGCAATATACTTAGAAGCTGGTTTGGGTGTAGTTGATGAAATAGCAATAAAATTAATAGAGAAAAATCACAAAGAGATATCTTTAGACTCTCTTTTTTGTGACTTTAAAACAACTCTTCAAGAACTGACACAATCAAGATTTGGGTTAACCCCTGAGTACAAAGTAGTTGCAAGTCGTGGACCAGACCACTTAAAAGAGTTTGAAGTTGCGGTAATCATTCAAGACAAAGAATATGCAAGAGCCATAGGAAAAAGTAAAAAAATAGCTCAACAAGAATCTGCAAAAATAGCGGTTGGGATTTTGAATAAGGAAACAAATTGAACAGTTTTGGAATGAAGTTAAGATATAGCACTTTTGGTGAGTCGCATGGTAAGGCTATTGGCTGTTTGCTCGATGGTGTTCCTGCGGGGCTTGATATTGATGAAGCATATATTCAAAGTGAACTTGATCGTAGAAAACCTGGTAAAAGTGAGTTTGAAACTGCTAGAAAAGAAGCTGATGAGGTTGAGATTTTAAGTGGTGTTTTTGAAGGTAAAAGTACAGGTACTCCAATAGCAATGATTATTTATAATACAAATCAAAAATCTAAAGATTATACAAACATTAAAGATGTTTTTCGTCCTGGTCATGCGGATTTTACTTATTTTCATAAGTATGGCCTTCGAGATTATCGTGGTGGCGGTCGTGCATCTGCGAGAGAAACAGCTGCGAGAGTTGCAGCAGGAGCAATTGCAAAACTAATGCTTAAAGAGTTAGATATTGAAGTTTTAAGTGGAATCAGCGAAGTTGCTGGTGTAAAAGCTGAGTCATTTGATTATGAAATGGCAAAAAAGAGTATTATTTATGCCTTAGATAAAACCAAAGAACAAGAACAAAAAAATGTTATACTTAAGGCCAAAAATGACCATGATTCTGTTGGTGGAGTATCTAGAGTTTTGATAAAAGGTGCCCCCGCTGGTTTAGGTCAGCCCCTTTATTATAAACTTGATGGTGTCTTGGCAGATGCTATGATGGGTTTGAATGCAGTCAAAGCGGTAGAAATTGGAGATGGAGTTTTAAGCGCATCTGCTCTTGGTTCATCAAATAATGATGCTATTCGTGCAAATGGTTTTGAGTCTAATCATGCGGGTGGAATTTTAGGTGGCATATCAAATGGTGAAGATATTGTAATGAATGTTTACTTTAAGCCAACACCATCAATCTTTAAAACACAGCATACAGTTAACACTTCAAATGAAGAGTTAGATTTCTCACTCAAAGGAAGACATGACCCTTGTGTTGCTATAAGAGGAACAGTAGTTTGTGAAGCAATGGCAGCTCTTGTAATAGCGGATATGTTGCTTCTAAATATGGGTTCAACTATGAGTGGAGTGAGTAAATATTATGACAATCTTACACCTACTTATTGAAGATTCATTTATAGAATCGTTCGTAGAGTCATTACCGCGTGAAAAGGTTAAAATAGTTGAAGAAGATTTTGAATTAAATAAACAACTACTTGCAAAAGAGATGCAAAACTACAAAAATGATAGAGAAGATTTTTATCCATATCTTGAAAGTATGAAAAATTTAGATATATGGTTCAAAGAGAGTTATTTAAAGTGAAAATTTTAACTTCAAAATTATATGAAAGACAATTAAAAGAAATATTAGAGCCTCTTAGTCAACAAGATTATCAACAAACAAGAAATTTTAAAATGTATCTTGATACAATAATTTTAAATATGCCAAGCAAGATAAAAAAATATAAAAAATCTATATATTTTGATGATGAAAATATAAAAGATATTGAGTATAAAGGTTGCACAATAATATTTTTTTTTGATGAACAAAAAAGTGCTTGCGTTGTCTTAGGGATAACAAAAAAAAGCTAAGTATTTATGAAAGATATGCTTGTCATAAGATAAGATAATATCAATTAGACTATAAGTAAAAAAGTAGCAACTTACTGTGTCAAATCGTAACAAAGAATCCCCTTCCTCCCCATATATCACTTTTTTATCACTTTTTTGTTACTATTACTTTGTATAATAAAGATTAATAGAAATTTAACATTAAGTATTCAATTGGCATAATATGTCAAGTTAAGATGTTTAAGTGAACTAAATAAAGGAGAAAAAATGGATAATAAAAAATCTCAACAAGATTTAGAACTATCTGATAGAAGGGACTTTTTTAAGCGTACGGCAGCCTTAGGGGTAACTGCCCTTGCTGGAACAAGTCTTTTTGCATCACAAGATGATAAAGCTATCATGCATCATGTTCCATGGGGACAAAAATGGGGAGATCCAGTAACGAAAAATCGTTACGGTATTCCATCTGCATATGAACATAACAACATAAGAAGAAATACTAAGCTACTAGCATCTGGTAATTTTAGAGCATCTATCGCTGTAACTCCGATTCATGAATCAGAAGGTATCATTACTCCAAATGGTCTTTTCTTTTCTCGTTCTCATGGTGGAACAGCTCATGTTGACCCTAAAGAGTATCGTTTAATGATTCATGGTTTAGTAAAAGAACCTATTGTTCTTACGCTAGAGCAGTTAAAGCGCT
Coding sequences:
- the rnhA gene encoding ribonuclease HI; protein product: MKKITLFSDGSALGNPGPGGYGVVLRYGDKEREISGAEVHTTNNRMELLGVIEGLRALSQKCEVDVISDSSYVVKGINEWLKNWIKRDFKKVKNPDLWKEYIEVSQGHKINAIWVRGHDGHEENERCDKLARDEAQKMKDSL
- the rnc gene encoding ribonuclease III; translated protein: MSKNIEVLEEKLGYKFKNKKLIIEALTHKSHKQPYDNERLEFLGDAVLDLIVGEYLFKKFKKSDEGKLSKIRASLVNEAGFDKLARSLGLGEYIYLSNAEQNNGGREKSSLLSNAFEAIMGAIYLEAGLGVVDEIAIKLIEKNHKEISLDSLFCDFKTTLQELTQSRFGLTPEYKVVASRGPDHLKEFEVAVIIQDKEYARAIGKSKKIAQQESAKIAVGILNKETN
- a CDS encoding tetratricopeptide repeat protein: MNSFFIEFRDPLFGIIVFFVLIFVITFFSYWWSRFRKKEDHRHLDKFLRQFRSLPSKDELKVLITKGDLSEKSWLLLAHSYAKHGDYEKSIEIYSELLKIGDKKNYRDTLFLLGRTYFKAGFLERAKEIFLKILQSNPRTPQALQYLLLVYEHMREYSLALEVLEPLNELKKDIQKDKVYLELLTLLHDMNLEVDEKVEKIVKTYALNHELTHMVFEYLFRVNPVLAWKNFDNSKSEVLSDVLWQLDKEHLDLDIIEKNGYLRELYTARGDVEMAEGSSVFELDVLINLKQKSNATLSFEYICDNCKVVFPFVFHRCSSCHSIDSSQIEFSLTKNYHREFSEENNSFQ
- a CDS encoding DUF748 domain-containing protein is translated as MFNKMKKILLYSLLFYTIFGFFVLPFILKPQLIDIVQKQTNAKISIDSVYFNPYIFKLSISDIKLTDANEVELFSLKSLSVNVELYSLLNSAIHLSQLELQEPKISLIFNKDKTINLASIVKEDKQKTAEKESDFEMPRIILDEISIINGGVKYEDYTNTTPFHFSFERISLELRDIDTENFDSSDANIRFHTNLGDGGFFDFKSQILGFKPFIVSGSVDFEASKLYTQWKYVQDNLNLEVADGKINFSGDYYLNLDDLNATSIDNLNFAITKLRIKPKNKYKDVLNLSKFSVSDASIKPMQKDVQIRSVTLDALAIKVKRESDSKIDWIEYIKTNFVEQNATKEKEISEPWSLLIKKVALENISVNFDDNAIKPKVNTNLDELNIYLKNVTLKGEQPFSFKIDTKINDEFICNSFGDVKYKILSIDAYTKCSGLDIVKFRPYIDAIARDALSVYDLKLQQAVVGFDANVSISELDEKIQANVNKANFNLSKFALNKRSTNERLVSFADFSINDINLSTKTKAINIQKTTLKSLNIKARLYENGKINMDKLIVAKASKKIKSKGKIKNSEYRVKLKHFALQGARVSLDDKTLKPNLTTKLDRIYFNAYNIDSKTWTWLSYNLSIRLNSKGYLKARGNLRHTPLKQKGSFDLKQISLKEFSPYIEKDLYLKLNDGYLNLKSKTKYEKNKTKADLKVKGSVNIDEFFVFDSRDDSTLLSFNKLDVKSFEYEMSPNRAFVNELNINGFYVNAIIDENKKMNFASLSKAQVDVNTTKNEDKNATKFPFKIMKLDIASGSAKFADFSLPLKFKTNIHDLNGVIYSITNEKNEVSYVDITGEIDEYGSTKLVGSVDSANPKSYTDLDFNFRNLDLNSLSGYSADFTGYEIDSGKLFLDLGYEILDSELLGRNSVIIKNIKLGYEIEDENSSSLPLGFAIALLEDGDGIIDIDMPVEGNLDEPDFKYGTLIWKTFGNLIIKAVASPFKFLGSMMGIDGEELEYLEFEPGLATILPPEREKLDNITKLMLKRPKIFLKITPQYDEGQDAWMLKHKKLIAMIMKESGAKSKKEQDKAMNIDILEDIYEKMAPKKDVDDIEKALQIKYKGKVLKRAYMNAVLKEVTQMQVLKPQELSDLATLRVKLVVEYLVNTKGLDSKRIILQPVQKLEEVQENWVRTKLEVEIK
- a CDS encoding YeiH family protein, producing the protein MPFSVKKRKGTLSGIFFVAIFAAAATMLSSLELFSSLGISPLVIGIVLGIFYANTLHNQTPDAWQGGITFSAKKILRFAIVFYGFRITFQQIAEVGIDGFMVSLIMLSTTFILGTFLGQKVFKMDRDTSMLTAAGAAVCGAAAVLATEPVLKAQEHKTAVAVSMVVLFGTIAMFLYPVLYSSGLLDMNAREFGIYVGGTIHEVAQVVAVPASIPSAGDEMANSAVIVKMTRVIMIAPMLIILGIYLSYSAKKSGTIGGGVKLVIPWFAVYFVGMAGFNSLGLVAEDIVNLINEIDTFLLTMAMTALGMGTRFAKFKGLGLAPFYTALSMFVWLVVGGYFITKWVVATF
- the aroC gene encoding chorismate synthase, producing the protein MNSFGMKLRYSTFGESHGKAIGCLLDGVPAGLDIDEAYIQSELDRRKPGKSEFETARKEADEVEILSGVFEGKSTGTPIAMIIYNTNQKSKDYTNIKDVFRPGHADFTYFHKYGLRDYRGGGRASARETAARVAAGAIAKLMLKELDIEVLSGISEVAGVKAESFDYEMAKKSIIYALDKTKEQEQKNVILKAKNDHDSVGGVSRVLIKGAPAGLGQPLYYKLDGVLADAMMGLNAVKAVEIGDGVLSASALGSSNNDAIRANGFESNHAGGILGGISNGEDIVMNVYFKPTPSIFKTQHTVNTSNEELDFSLKGRHDPCVAIRGTVVCEAMAALVIADMLLLNMGSTMSGVSKYYDNLTPTY
- a CDS encoding cyclic nucleotide-binding domain-containing protein yields the protein MTDTQGYTPEDIEQFLQVNKIEEEKEDKQTFAKLLRVQSKISIIANIDPQDLKAIIYNLKFIKFNYKDYIIEDGDISQEIFFILSGQCQVFHKGKKIGTLETGKTFGESAAIFSTKRSASVVCSSQNTTLLSFSINHDNMEFCSVALATLYKNLALQIDTKLRAMNESKVK